A single window of Luteipulveratus halotolerans DNA harbors:
- a CDS encoding class I SAM-dependent methyltransferase, which produces MSSERGLRRSARLFSAFLVEQTEPARFYGALADDSIQLLTEWTDLRGRTVLDVGAGPSEFAAAFRAAGARYVPVDHDASVSSVADGGLVATAAALPLADRSVDLVFSSNLWEHVREPEHVADEMVRVVRPGGLVFLSYTNWLSPWGGHETSPWHWLGGERAARRYERKNGHPPKNTVDRTLFRVSVAQGLRWARSSPEVEVLVARPRYLPDVAEHLLKVPGARELLTWNLLLILRRR; this is translated from the coding sequence ATGAGCAGCGAGCGCGGCCTGCGGCGCTCGGCACGGCTCTTCTCGGCGTTCCTCGTCGAGCAGACCGAACCGGCGCGGTTCTACGGCGCCCTCGCCGACGACTCGATCCAGCTGCTGACCGAGTGGACCGACCTGCGAGGCCGCACGGTCCTCGACGTCGGTGCGGGTCCGAGTGAGTTCGCCGCGGCCTTCCGTGCCGCCGGGGCCCGCTACGTGCCGGTCGACCACGACGCCTCGGTGTCGTCGGTCGCTGACGGGGGACTGGTCGCCACGGCGGCCGCGCTCCCGCTCGCCGACCGCAGCGTCGACCTGGTGTTCTCCTCCAACTTGTGGGAGCACGTACGCGAGCCGGAGCACGTCGCCGACGAGATGGTGCGCGTCGTACGGCCGGGTGGCCTGGTGTTCCTCTCCTACACCAACTGGCTCTCGCCCTGGGGCGGTCACGAGACCTCGCCGTGGCACTGGCTGGGCGGTGAGCGCGCAGCCCGCCGCTACGAGCGCAAGAACGGCCATCCGCCCAAGAACACCGTCGACCGCACGTTGTTCCGGGTCAGTGTGGCCCAGGGTCTGCGCTGGGCCCGCTCGTCGCCCGAGGTCGAGGTGCTCGTGGCGCGCCCGCGATACCTTCCCGACGTGGCCGAGCACCTGCTGAAGGTTCCCGGAGCACGTGAGCTGCTCACCTGGAACCTCCTGCTGATCCTGCGTCGCCGATGA